In Brienomyrus brachyistius isolate T26 chromosome 25, BBRACH_0.4, whole genome shotgun sequence, a single window of DNA contains:
- the myoz2b gene encoding myozenin-2b: MSRVTMMTTRERKMQAAAICREVRAYDGNTMDLGKKLSTPKDIMLEELSLLSNKGSRLFKMRQRRSDKYTFESIQNEANVQLDNGVQGQSREHEEGKDDGSGPGAKTSANAPHPRSPAHPNNIAPGYGGPLKDVPPEKFNTTAVPKSYQSPWEQAIIHDPALAETLHPQMPVPEPRSEMPDYKSFNRVATPFGGFDKAPRGITFKLPDMDLSHPKYPELQDPRSKRPTFNRTAQGWISDGAPLIMPTVPLEPVAIPESDDL, encoded by the exons ATGTCTCGAGTTACCATGATGACAACCAGGGAGAGGAAGATGCAGGCTGCGGCTATATGTCGAGAGGTCCGCGCTTACGACG GCAACACCATGGACCTGGGGAAGAAGCTCAGCACGCCCAAGGACATCATGCTGGAGGAGCTGTCATTGCTGTCTAACAAGGGATCGCGCCTCTTCAAGATGCGGCAGAGGAGGTCCGACAAGTACACCTTCGAGAGCATCCAGAACGAGGCTAACGTGCAACTCGAC AATGGCGTGCAGGGCCAGAGCAGGGAACACGAGGAAGGCAAAGACGACGGCAGCGGGCCGGGTGCGAAGACGTCAGCGAACGCGCCCCATCCGAGGTCCCCTGCGCACCCCAACAACATCGCCCCTG GTTACGGAGGACCCTTGAAGGATGTTCCTCCTGAGAAGTTTAACACCACAGCTGTCCCCAAGTCGTACCAGTCCCCCTGGGAGCAGGCTATCATCCACGACCCCGCCTTGGCCGAAACGCTACACCCCCAGATGCCAGTCCCTGAGCCCCGGTCAGAGATGCCAGACTACAAGAGCTTTAATAG GGTAGCCACTCCATTCGGGGGTTTCGACAAAGCCCCCAGAGGGATCACGTTCAAGCTGCCCGACATGGATCTGAGTCACCCCAAGTACCCCGAGCTCCAGGACCCCAGAAGCAAGCGGCCAACCTTCAACAGAACGGCACAGGGCTGGATCTCTGATGGCGCCCCCTTGATCATGCCCACCGTGCCTCTGGAACCCGTGGCCATCCCCGAATCCGACGATCTCTGA